The region AAGCCGTTTCCTTCGATGGCCGTGTAGTGCACGAACACGTCACCACCCTGGTCGGACGAGATGAACCCGTACCCTTTGGTGGTGCTGAACCATTTCACTTTGCCTGTTGCCATTGAATTGAGCCTCCTCAATCTGAACTATGCTTGCGCAAGCGATGTGCTTAGGGTACCACCCCGGGTACACTCTGTCAAGGGGTAGGAGGAAATATTTTGTAGATCGACCAGAGTTTCGTTCACAGTACTTCAAGAAGCTCAAGGAGGTATTGCAAAGGGTGGGTATCC is a window of Candidatus Caldatribacterium sp. DNA encoding:
- a CDS encoding cold-shock protein; its protein translation is MATGKVKWFSTTKGYGFISSDQGGDVFVHYTAIEGNGFKTLEEGQAVEFEVQQGTKGPQAVRVRKI